In one window of Streptomyces griseus subsp. griseus DNA:
- the rpmJ gene encoding 50S ribosomal protein L36: protein MKVKPSVKKICDKCKVIRRHGRVMVICDNLRHKQRQG, encoded by the coding sequence ATGAAGGTCAAGCCGAGCGTCAAGAAGATCTGCGACAAGTGCAAGGTGATCCGCCGTCACGGTCGGGTCATGGTCATCTGCGACAACCTGCGCCACAAGCAGCGCCAGGGCTGA
- the secY gene encoding preprotein translocase subunit SecY, whose protein sequence is MFTAFARAFKTPDLRKKLLFTLGIIVIYRLGAHVPAPGVDYAKVQQCIDQADSGGLLGLMQMFSGGALLQITIFALGIMPYITASIILQLLTVVIPRLEALKKEGQAGTAKITQYTRYLTVALAVLQGTGLVATARSGALFQNCSVGSQIVADKSIFTTMVMVITMTAGTACVMWLGELITDRGIGNGMSILMFISIAATFPGALWAIKESGKLADGWIEFGTVILIGFVMVALVVFVEQAQRRIPVQYAKRMIGRRSYGGTSTYIPLKVNQAGVIPVIFASSLLFIPSLIVQFSGSTAGWATWIQDHFVTGNHPYYISVYFVLIVFFAFFYVAISFNPDEVADNMKKYGGFIPGIRAGRPTAEYLSYVLNRITWPGSLYLGLIALVPTMALAGFGGANQNFPFGGTSILIIVGVGLETVKQIESQLQQRNYEGFLR, encoded by the coding sequence GTGTTCACCGCGTTCGCCCGAGCGTTCAAGACGCCCGACCTGCGCAAGAAGCTGCTCTTCACGCTCGGCATCATCGTGATCTACCGGCTCGGGGCACATGTCCCGGCCCCCGGGGTCGACTACGCGAAGGTGCAGCAGTGCATCGACCAGGCCGATTCGGGTGGCCTGCTCGGTCTGATGCAGATGTTCAGCGGCGGCGCTCTGCTGCAGATCACCATCTTCGCGCTCGGCATCATGCCGTACATCACGGCCAGCATCATCCTTCAGCTGCTGACCGTCGTGATTCCCCGACTGGAAGCCCTCAAGAAGGAGGGGCAGGCGGGCACGGCCAAGATCACGCAGTACACGCGTTATCTGACCGTCGCGCTGGCCGTCCTCCAGGGCACCGGCCTCGTCGCCACCGCCCGGAGCGGGGCGCTGTTCCAGAACTGCTCCGTGGGCAGTCAGATCGTCGCCGACAAGTCGATCTTCACGACCATGGTGATGGTCATCACCATGACCGCCGGTACGGCCTGCGTCATGTGGCTCGGTGAGCTGATCACCGACCGCGGCATCGGCAACGGCATGTCGATCCTCATGTTCATCTCGATCGCCGCCACGTTCCCCGGCGCCCTGTGGGCCATCAAGGAGAGCGGCAAGCTGGCCGACGGCTGGATCGAGTTCGGCACGGTCATCCTCATCGGCTTCGTGATGGTCGCCCTTGTCGTCTTCGTCGAGCAGGCCCAGCGCCGTATCCCGGTGCAGTACGCGAAGCGCATGATCGGACGCCGTTCCTACGGCGGTACGTCGACGTACATCCCGCTCAAGGTGAACCAGGCGGGTGTGATTCCCGTCATCTTCGCCTCGTCGCTGCTCTTCATCCCGTCCCTGATCGTCCAGTTCTCCGGATCCACCGCGGGCTGGGCCACCTGGATCCAGGACCACTTCGTGACGGGTAACCACCCGTACTACATCTCGGTGTACTTCGTACTCATCGTGTTCTTCGCCTTCTTCTACGTGGCCATTTCGTTCAACCCCGACGAAGTCGCCGACAACATGAAGAAGTATGGTGGCTTCATCCCGGGCATCCGGGCAGGTCGACCTACTGCCGAGTACCTGAGCTACGTGCTCAACAGGATCACTTGGCCGGGCTCGCTGTACCTGGGCCTGATCGCTCTTGTGCCGACGATGGCGTTGGCAGGCTTCGGCGGTGCGAACCAGAACTTCCCGTTCGGCGGGACGAGCATCCTCATCATCGTGGGTGTGGGTCTGGAAACCGTGAAGCAGATCGAGAGTCAGCTCCAGCAGCGCAATTACGAAGGGTTCCTCCGCTGA
- the infA gene encoding translation initiation factor IF-1, with translation MAKKQGAIEIEGTVIESLPNAMFKVELQNGHKVLAHISGKMRMHYIRILPDDRVVVELSPYDLTRGRIVYRYK, from the coding sequence GTGGCCAAGAAGCAAGGTGCCATCGAGATTGAGGGCACCGTGATCGAGTCCCTCCCGAACGCAATGTTCAAGGTGGAGCTCCAGAACGGTCACAAGGTCCTGGCGCACATCAGCGGCAAGATGCGGATGCACTACATCCGTATCCTCCCGGATGACCGGGTCGTGGTGGAGCTCTCTCCGTACGACCTGACGCGCGGCCGGATCGTCTACCGCTACAAGTAG
- the rpmD gene encoding 50S ribosomal protein L30 encodes MARLKITQTKSYIGSKQNHRDTLRSLGLKRLNDSVVKEDRPEFRGMANTVRHLVTVEEVD; translated from the coding sequence ATGGCTCGCCTCAAGATCACGCAGACGAAGTCGTACATCGGCAGCAAGCAGAACCACCGCGACACCCTGCGTTCGCTCGGGCTCAAGCGCCTGAACGACTCGGTTGTCAAGGAGGACCGCCCCGAGTTCCGCGGAATGGCCAACACCGTCCGCCACCTCGTGACGGTTGAGGAGGTTGACTGA
- a CDS encoding DNA-directed RNA polymerase subunit alpha, with translation MLIAQRPSLTEEVVDEFRSRFVIEPLEPGFGYTLGNSLRRTLLSSIPGAAVTSIRIDGVLHEFTTVPGVKEDVTDLILNIKQLVVSSEHDEPVVMYLRKQGPGLVTAADIAPPAGVEVHNPDLVLATLNGKGKLEMELTVERGRGYVSAVQNKQVGQEIGRIPVDSIYSPVLKVTYKVEATRVEQRTDFDKLIVDVETKQAMRPRDAMASAGKTLVELFGLARELNIDAEGIDMGPSPTDAALAADLALPIEELELTVRSYNCLKREGIHSVGELVARSEADLLDIRNFGAKSIDEVKAKLAGMGLALKDSPPGFDPTAAADAFGADDDADAGFVETEQY, from the coding sequence ATGCTTATCGCTCAGCGTCCGTCGCTGACCGAAGAGGTCGTCGACGAATTCCGCTCCCGGTTCGTGATCGAGCCGCTGGAGCCGGGCTTCGGCTACACCCTCGGCAACTCCCTCCGCCGTACGCTCCTCTCCTCGATCCCCGGTGCCGCTGTCACCAGCATCCGGATCGACGGGGTCCTGCACGAGTTCACCACCGTGCCGGGCGTCAAGGAGGACGTCACCGACCTCATCCTCAACATCAAGCAGCTGGTCGTCTCCTCGGAGCACGACGAGCCCGTCGTGATGTACCTGCGCAAGCAGGGCCCGGGTCTGGTCACCGCCGCCGACATCGCGCCCCCGGCCGGTGTCGAGGTGCACAACCCCGACCTCGTCCTCGCCACGCTCAACGGCAAGGGCAAGCTGGAGATGGAGCTGACCGTCGAGCGCGGTCGCGGCTACGTCTCCGCCGTCCAGAACAAGCAGGTCGGCCAGGAGATCGGCCGGATCCCGGTCGACTCCATCTACTCGCCGGTGCTCAAGGTCACGTACAAGGTCGAGGCGACCCGTGTCGAGCAGCGCACCGACTTCGACAAGCTGATCGTCGACGTCGAGACCAAGCAGGCCATGCGTCCCCGTGACGCCATGGCGTCCGCCGGTAAGACCCTGGTGGAGCTGTTCGGTCTGGCGCGCGAGCTCAACATCGACGCCGAGGGCATCGACATGGGCCCGTCCCCGACGGACGCCGCGCTCGCCGCCGATCTGGCGCTGCCGATCGAGGAGCTGGAGCTCACGGTCCGCTCGTACAACTGCCTCAAGCGCGAGGGCATCCACTCCGTGGGTGAGCTCGTGGCCCGTTCCGAGGCGGACCTTCTCGACATCCGCAACTTCGGTGCGAAGTCGATCGACGAGGTCAAGGCGAAGCTGGCCGGTATGGGCCTCGCGCTGAAGGACTCGCCTCCCGGCTTCGACCCGACCGCCGCCGCCGACGCCTTCGGCGCCGACGACGACGCGGACGCCGGTTTCGTGGAGACCGAGCAGTACTGA
- the rplM gene encoding 50S ribosomal protein L13, with the protein MRTYSPKPGDVTRQWHIIDAQDIVLGRLATTAANLLRGKHKAIYAPHMDMGDFVIIINADKVHLSGNKKTQKMAYRHSGFPGGLRSVRYDELLAKNPEKAVEKAIKGMIPKNTLGRQMLSKLKVYAGDQHPHAAQQPVPFEITQVAQ; encoded by the coding sequence GTGCGTACGTACAGCCCCAAGCCCGGAGATGTGACGCGCCAGTGGCACATCATCGACGCTCAGGACATCGTCCTGGGCCGTCTGGCCACCACGGCTGCGAACCTCCTCCGAGGCAAGCACAAGGCGATCTACGCCCCCCACATGGACATGGGCGACTTCGTCATCATCATCAACGCCGACAAGGTTCACCTGTCGGGTAACAAGAAGACCCAGAAGATGGCGTACCGCCACTCGGGCTTCCCGGGCGGTCTCCGTTCGGTGCGCTACGACGAGCTTCTCGCGAAGAACCCCGAGAAGGCCGTCGAGAAGGCCATCAAGGGCATGATCCCCAAGAACACCCTGGGCCGTCAGATGCTCTCGAAGCTCAAGGTCTACGCGGGCGACCAGCACCCGCACGCTGCGCAGCAGCCGGTCCCGTTCGAGATCACCCAGGTCGCGCAGTAG
- the rplO gene encoding 50S ribosomal protein L15: MAENSPLKAHNLRPAPGAKTAKTRVGRGEASKGKTAGRGTKGTKARYQVPERFEGGQMPLHMRLPKLKGFKNPFRTEYQVVNLDKLATLYPEGGEVTVADLVAKGAVRNNHLVKVLGQGEISVALQVSVDAVSGSAKEKITAAGGTVTELV, encoded by the coding sequence ATGGCGGAGAACAGCCCGCTGAAGGCCCACAACCTCCGGCCTGCCCCGGGCGCCAAGACCGCCAAGACCCGTGTGGGTCGTGGTGAGGCGTCCAAGGGTAAGACCGCAGGCCGTGGTACCAAGGGTACGAAGGCCCGTTACCAGGTTCCGGAGCGCTTCGAGGGTGGCCAGATGCCCCTCCACATGCGTCTCCCGAAGCTCAAGGGCTTCAAGAACCCGTTCCGCACGGAGTACCAGGTCGTGAACCTGGACAAGCTCGCGACGCTCTACCCCGAGGGTGGAGAGGTCACGGTGGCCGATCTGGTCGCCAAGGGCGCTGTGCGCAACAACCACCTCGTCAAGGTCCTCGGACAGGGCGAGATCTCCGTGGCACTGCAGGTTTCGGTTGACGCCGTCTCCGGCTCCGCCAAGGAGAAGATCACCGCCGCCGGCGGTACGGTCACCGAGCTCGTCTGA
- the rpsM gene encoding 30S ribosomal protein S13 — protein sequence MARVSGVDIPREKRVEVALTYVFGIGRTRSKEILATTGVNPNTRVRDLAEEDLVKIREYVDANLRTEGDLRREIQGDIRRKIEIGCYQGIRHRRGLPVHGQRTSTNARTRKGPRRAIAGKKKPGKK from the coding sequence ATGGCACGCGTTTCAGGTGTTGACATCCCGCGCGAAAAGCGCGTGGAGGTTGCCCTCACCTACGTCTTCGGCATCGGGCGCACCCGGTCCAAGGAGATCCTCGCCACCACCGGCGTGAACCCCAACACCCGCGTTCGTGACCTGGCCGAAGAGGACCTGGTCAAGATCCGCGAGTACGTGGACGCCAACCTGCGCACCGAGGGTGACCTCCGTCGCGAGATCCAGGGCGACATCCGCCGCAAGATCGAGATCGGCTGCTACCAGGGCATTCGTCACCGCCGCGGTCTGCCGGTCCACGGTCAGCGCACCAGCACGAACGCGCGTACCCGCAAGGGCCCGCGTCGCGCCATCGCCGGTAAGAAGAAGCCGGGCAAGAAGTAG
- the rplR gene encoding 50S ribosomal protein L18, with the protein MAYGVKIAKGDAYKRAARKRRHIRVRKHMSGSPERPRLVVTRSNRHIVAQVIDDIAGHTLASASTLDTSIRGGEGDKSAQAQQVGALVAERAKAAGVEAVVFDRGGNQYAGRIAALADAAREAGLKF; encoded by the coding sequence ATGGCATACGGTGTGAAGATCGCCAAGGGCGACGCCTACAAGCGCGCTGCTCGCAAGCGCCGCCACATCCGCGTCCGCAAGCACATGTCGGGTTCGCCGGAGCGCCCCCGTCTGGTCGTGACGCGTTCCAACCGCCACATCGTGGCCCAGGTCATCGACGACATCGCGGGCCACACGCTCGCGTCGGCGTCGACCCTGGACACCTCGATCCGTGGTGGCGAGGGTGACAAGAGCGCTCAGGCCCAGCAGGTCGGCGCCCTGGTCGCCGAGCGTGCCAAGGCCGCAGGTGTCGAGGCCGTCGTGTTTGACCGCGGTGGCAACCAGTACGCCGGGCGGATTGCCGCTCTGGCTGACGCCGCCCGTGAAGCCGGGCTGAAGTTCTAA
- the rpsK gene encoding 30S ribosomal protein S11: MESRHAPKGRQGAAKKVRRKEKKNVAHGHAHIKSTFNNTIVSITDPSGNVISWASAGHVGFKGSRKSTPFAAQMAAESAARRAQEHGMRKVDVFVKGPGSGRETAIRSLQATGLEVGSIQDVTPTPHNGCRPPKRRRV, translated from the coding sequence CTGGAGTCAAGACATGCCCCCAAGGGTCGTCAGGGCGCAGCCAAGAAGGTGCGTCGCAAGGAAAAGAAGAACGTCGCTCACGGCCACGCGCACATCAAGAGCACGTTCAACAACACCATCGTCTCGATCACGGACCCCTCGGGCAACGTGATCTCCTGGGCCTCCGCCGGCCACGTCGGCTTCAAGGGCTCGCGCAAGTCCACCCCCTTCGCCGCGCAGATGGCCGCCGAGTCGGCCGCCCGCCGCGCGCAGGAGCACGGCATGCGCAAGGTCGACGTCTTCGTCAAGGGTCCCGGCTCCGGCCGTGAGACCGCGATCCGTTCGCTCCAGGCCACCGGCCTGGAGGTCGGTTCGATCCAGGACGTCACCCCGACGCCGCACAACGGCTGCCGTCCGCCGAAGCGTCGCCGCGTCTGA
- the rplQ gene encoding 50S ribosomal protein L17, which translates to MPRPAKGARLGGSAAHERLLLANLAKSLFEHGRITTTEAKARRLRPVAERLVTKAKKGDIHNRRLVLQTITDKSIVHTLFTEIAPRYENRPGGYTRITKIGNRRGDNAPMAVIELVEALTVAQQATGEAEAATKRAVKEDAAKKDEAKAESSEETVEDAKPVEKADEESKDA; encoded by the coding sequence ATGCCGCGTCCCGCCAAGGGTGCCCGTCTGGGCGGCAGCGCCGCGCACGAGCGTCTGCTCCTCGCCAACCTGGCGAAGTCGCTGTTCGAGCACGGCCGCATCACGACGACCGAGGCCAAGGCCCGCCGCCTGCGCCCCGTCGCCGAGCGCCTCGTCACCAAGGCGAAGAAGGGCGACATCCACAACCGTCGCCTGGTGCTCCAGACGATCACGGACAAGAGCATCGTCCACACGCTCTTCACCGAGATCGCTCCCCGGTACGAGAACCGCCCCGGTGGTTACACCCGTATCACCAAGATCGGCAACCGTCGCGGCGACAACGCCCCGATGGCGGTCATCGAGCTGGTCGAGGCGCTGACCGTGGCCCAGCAGGCCACCGGTGAGGCCGAGGCCGCGACGAAGCGCGCGGTCAAGGAAGACGCCGCCAAGAAGGACGAGGCCAAGGCCGAGTCCTCCGAGGAGACCGTCGAGGACGCCAAGCCGGTCGAGAAGGCCGACGAGGAGTCCAAGGACGCCTGA
- the rpsE gene encoding 30S ribosomal protein S5: MAGPQRRGSGAGGGERRDRKGRDGGASAAEKTAYVERVVAINRVAKVVKGGRRFSFTALVVVGDGDGTVGVGYGKAKEVPAAIAKGVEEAKKNFFKVPRIQGTIPHPITGEKAAGVVLLKPASPGTGVIAGGPVRAVLECAGVHDILSKSLGSSNAINIVHATVAALQGLQRPEEIAARRGLPLEDVAPAALLRARAGAGA, translated from the coding sequence ATGGCTGGACCCCAGCGCCGCGGAAGCGGTGCCGGTGGCGGCGAGCGGCGGGACCGGAAGGGCCGTGACGGTGGCGCCAGCGCCGCCGAGAAGACCGCGTACGTCGAGCGCGTCGTCGCGATCAACCGCGTCGCCAAGGTTGTGAAGGGTGGTCGTCGCTTCAGCTTCACCGCGCTGGTCGTGGTGGGCGATGGTGACGGCACCGTCGGTGTCGGATACGGCAAGGCCAAGGAAGTTCCCGCGGCCATCGCCAAGGGTGTCGAAGAGGCCAAGAAGAACTTCTTCAAGGTCCCCCGCATCCAGGGCACCATCCCTCACCCGATCACGGGCGAGAAGGCTGCGGGCGTCGTCCTGCTCAAGCCGGCTTCCCCCGGTACCGGCGTTATCGCCGGTGGCCCGGTGCGTGCCGTGCTCGAGTGCGCCGGCGTTCACGACATCCTGTCGAAGTCGCTTGGCTCGTCCAACGCGATCAACATCGTGCACGCGACCGTGGCGGCCCTCCAGGGCCTGCAGCGTCCCGAGGAGATCGCGGCCCGCCGCGGTCTGCCCCTCGAGGACGTCGCCCCCGCGGCTCTGCTCCGTGCACGTGCGGGAGCGGGTGCGTAA
- a CDS encoding adenylate kinase, producing MRIVLVGPPGAGKGTQAAYLAENLSIPHISTGDLFRANISQGTDLGKQARAYMDAGQLVPDEVTIGMAKDRMAQSDAVNGFLLDGFPRNVGQAEALDVMLKDEGVKLDAVLDLEVPEEEVVKRIAGRRICRNDSAHVFHATYNKPKTEGVCDICGGELYQRDDDSEETVRTRLEVYHTQTEPIIDYYRAQGLVVTISALGKVTEVTERAMAALPRSDEG from the coding sequence ATGCGAATCGTCCTCGTCGGGCCTCCGGGTGCCGGCAAGGGAACGCAGGCTGCGTACCTTGCCGAGAACCTGTCGATTCCGCACATCTCCACGGGTGACCTCTTCCGCGCCAACATCAGCCAGGGCACCGACCTTGGCAAGCAGGCCCGCGCCTACATGGACGCAGGCCAGCTGGTGCCGGACGAAGTCACCATCGGGATGGCCAAGGACCGCATGGCCCAGTCGGACGCCGTGAACGGCTTCCTGCTGGACGGCTTCCCGCGGAACGTGGGCCAGGCCGAAGCCCTTGACGTGATGCTCAAGGACGAGGGCGTGAAGCTGGACGCGGTCCTCGATCTCGAGGTCCCCGAGGAAGAGGTCGTGAAGCGGATCGCGGGTCGCCGCATCTGCCGCAACGACAGCGCGCACGTCTTCCACGCCACGTACAACAAGCCGAAGACCGAGGGTGTCTGCGACATCTGCGGCGGCGAGCTGTACCAGCGGGACGACGACAGCGAGGAGACGGTCCGGACGCGGCTGGAGGTCTACCACACGCAGACCGAGCCGATCATCGACTACTACCGGGCCCAGGGCCTGGTGGTGACCATCTCCGCCCTCGGCAAGGTCACCGAGGTGACCGAGCGTGCCATGGCGGCGCTGCCCCGGTCCGACGAGGGCTGA
- a CDS encoding ABC-F family ATP-binding cassette domain-containing protein — protein MGHLEAGHLEYYLPDGRVLLGDASFRVADGAVVALVGANGAGKTTLLRLLAGELQPHGGTVSVSGGLGVMPQFVGSVRDERTVRDLLVSVSQPRIREAAKAVDAAEERILTVDDEAAQMAYAQALSDWAEARGYEAETVWDMCTMAALGVPYEKAQWREVRTLSGGEQKRLVLEALLRGPDEVLLLDEPDNYLDVPGKRWLEEKLKETRKTVLFVSHDRELLSRAAEKIVSVEPSAAGSDVWVHGGGFATYHEARKERFARFEELLRRWQEEHARLKALVLRMRQQAANSPDMANRYHAMQTRFKKFEEAGPPPEPPREQDIRMRLRGGRTGVRAVTCKGLELTGLMKPFDLEIYYGERVAVLGSNGSGKSHFLRLLAGEPVAHTGEWKLGARVVPGHFAQTHAHPELLGKTLVEILWSEHARDRGGAMGVLRRYELERQGDQAFERLSGGQQARFQILLLELAGTTALLLDEPTDNLDLESAEALQDGLEVYDGTVMAVTHDRWFAKSFDRYLVFGSDGVVRETAEPVWDERRVQRVR, from the coding sequence ATGGGACATCTTGAAGCGGGCCACCTGGAGTACTACCTGCCGGACGGACGGGTGCTGCTCGGCGACGCCTCGTTCCGGGTGGCCGACGGAGCCGTCGTCGCCCTCGTCGGGGCCAACGGGGCGGGCAAGACGACGTTGCTGCGCCTGCTCGCCGGGGAGCTCCAGCCGCACGGCGGCACGGTCTCGGTGAGCGGCGGGCTCGGGGTGATGCCGCAGTTCGTGGGCTCGGTGCGGGACGAGCGGACCGTACGGGACCTGCTGGTGTCGGTGTCGCAGCCCCGGATCAGGGAGGCCGCGAAGGCCGTCGACGCCGCCGAGGAACGCATTCTCACCGTCGACGACGAGGCCGCGCAGATGGCGTACGCGCAGGCGCTCAGCGACTGGGCCGAGGCGCGCGGCTACGAGGCCGAGACGGTCTGGGACATGTGCACGATGGCCGCGCTGGGTGTCCCGTACGAGAAGGCGCAGTGGCGCGAGGTGCGCACGCTCAGCGGCGGTGAGCAGAAGCGGCTGGTCCTGGAGGCGCTGCTCCGCGGGCCCGACGAGGTGCTGCTGCTGGACGAGCCGGACAACTATCTGGACGTCCCCGGCAAGCGGTGGCTGGAGGAGAAGCTGAAGGAGACCCGTAAGACGGTCCTCTTCGTCTCCCACGACCGGGAGCTGCTGTCCCGGGCCGCCGAGAAGATCGTCAGCGTGGAGCCGAGCGCGGCGGGCAGTGACGTGTGGGTGCACGGCGGCGGCTTCGCCACGTACCACGAGGCGCGCAAGGAGCGGTTCGCGCGGTTCGAGGAGCTGCTGCGGCGCTGGCAGGAGGAGCACGCCCGGCTGAAGGCGCTCGTCCTGCGGATGCGGCAGCAGGCGGCGAACAGCCCCGACATGGCCAACCGCTACCACGCGATGCAGACCCGCTTCAAGAAGTTCGAGGAGGCGGGCCCGCCACCGGAGCCGCCGCGCGAGCAGGACATCCGGATGCGGCTGCGCGGCGGGCGGACCGGGGTGCGGGCGGTGACCTGCAAGGGCCTGGAGCTGACGGGGCTGATGAAGCCGTTCGACCTGGAGATCTACTACGGGGAACGCGTCGCGGTCCTCGGCTCCAACGGGTCGGGCAAGTCGCACTTCCTGCGGCTGCTGGCGGGGGAGCCGGTGGCGCACACGGGGGAGTGGAAGCTGGGGGCGCGGGTCGTGCCGGGCCACTTCGCCCAGACGCACGCGCATCCGGAGCTGCTCGGCAAGACGCTGGTGGAGATCCTCTGGTCCGAGCACGCCAGGGACCGGGGCGGGGCGATGGGGGTGTTGCGGCGGTACGAGCTGGAGCGGCAGGGGGACCAGGCGTTCGAGCGGCTCTCCGGTGGGCAGCAGGCGCGGTTCCAGATCCTGCTGCTGGAGCTGGCGGGCACCACCGCGCTGCTGCTGGACGAGCCGACGGACAACCTGGACCTGGAGTCGGCGGAGGCGTTGCAGGACGGGCTCGAGGTGTACGACGGCACGGTGATGGCGGTCACGCACGACCGGTGGTTCGCGAAGTCGTTCGACCGGTATCTGGTGTTCGGGTCGGACGGGGTCGTGCGGGAGACGGCGGAGCCGGTGTGGGATGAGCGGCGGGTGCAGCGGGTGCGGTGA
- the map gene encoding type I methionyl aminopeptidase: protein MVQIKTPEQIAKMREAGLVVAAIHAATREAAVPGATTKDLDQVARKVIADHGAKSNFLGYGGFPATICTSVNEVVVHGIPDDKTVLKDGDIISIDAGAIVDGWHGDAAYTAFVGTGHAPELVELSRVTEESMWAGIAAMKVNNRLVDISKAIESYIRRQPRPATGKYGIIEDFGGHGIGTEMHMDPHLLNYVSRKRGKGIKLVPGVCLAIEPMVSLGTARTETLGDDWTVITTDGTWSSHWEHSIALTEQGPLVLTAPDCGRAKLAEYGIEAAPDPLG from the coding sequence ATGGTGCAGATCAAGACCCCCGAGCAGATCGCGAAGATGCGCGAGGCGGGGCTGGTGGTCGCTGCCATTCACGCGGCCACCCGTGAGGCCGCCGTGCCCGGCGCCACCACGAAGGACCTGGACCAGGTCGCCCGCAAGGTCATCGCCGACCACGGGGCGAAGTCGAACTTCCTCGGTTACGGCGGGTTCCCCGCGACCATCTGCACCTCGGTCAACGAGGTCGTCGTCCACGGCATCCCGGACGACAAGACGGTCCTCAAGGATGGCGACATCATCTCGATCGACGCCGGCGCCATCGTGGACGGCTGGCACGGCGACGCCGCGTACACCGCCTTCGTGGGCACCGGTCACGCTCCGGAGCTGGTGGAGCTCTCCCGGGTGACCGAGGAGTCGATGTGGGCCGGGATCGCCGCGATGAAGGTGAACAACCGCCTCGTCGACATCTCCAAGGCGATCGAGTCCTACATCCGCCGCCAGCCCCGCCCGGCCACCGGCAAGTACGGGATCATCGAGGATTTCGGCGGCCACGGCATCGGCACCGAGATGCACATGGACCCCCACCTGCTGAACTACGTCTCCCGTAAGCGCGGCAAGGGCATCAAGCTGGTCCCGGGCGTCTGTCTGGCGATCGAGCCCATGGTCTCGCTCGGCACGGCGCGGACGGAGACCCTCGGAGACGACTGGACGGTCATCACGACGGACGGCACCTGGTCCTCGCACTGGGAGCACTCCATCGCCCTGACGGAGCAGGGACCGCTGGTCCTGACCGCGCCGGACTGCGGACGGGCGAAGCTCGCGGAGTACGGCATCGAGGCCGCGCCTGACCCTCTCGGGTGA
- the truA gene encoding tRNA pseudouridine(38-40) synthase TruA gives MSDVAEPGCVRVRLDLSYDGKDFSGWAKQTSRRTVQGEIEDALRTVTRSAVTYDLTVAGRTDAGVHARGQVAHVDLPEAVWAEHEEKLLRRLAGRLPLDVRIWRAAPAPPGFNARFSALWRRYAYRVGDRPGGVDPLTRGHVLWHDRPLDVDAMNEAAALMVGEHDFAAYCKKREGATTIRTLQKLSWVRDPASGVLTATVQADAFCHNMVRALIGAALFVGDGRRPAAWPAEVLAAKVRDPGVHVVRPHGLTLEEVAYPADELLAARAEEARNVRTLPGAAGCC, from the coding sequence GTGAGTGACGTGGCGGAGCCCGGTTGCGTACGGGTGCGGCTGGACCTGTCGTACGACGGCAAGGACTTCTCCGGCTGGGCGAAGCAGACCAGCCGGCGCACGGTGCAGGGCGAGATCGAGGACGCGCTGCGGACGGTGACCCGGTCGGCGGTGACGTACGACCTGACGGTGGCGGGCCGCACGGACGCCGGGGTGCACGCGCGGGGCCAGGTCGCCCATGTGGACCTGCCGGAGGCGGTGTGGGCCGAGCACGAGGAGAAGCTGCTGCGGCGGCTGGCGGGCCGGCTTCCGCTGGATGTACGGATCTGGCGCGCGGCCCCCGCTCCGCCCGGGTTCAACGCCCGCTTCTCCGCGCTCTGGAGGCGTTACGCCTACCGGGTCGGTGACCGGCCCGGCGGGGTGGACCCGCTGACGCGCGGTCATGTGCTGTGGCACGACCGGCCGTTGGACGTGGACGCGATGAACGAGGCGGCCGCGCTGATGGTGGGCGAGCACGACTTCGCCGCGTACTGCAAGAAGCGTGAGGGTGCGACGACCATCCGTACGCTCCAGAAGCTGAGTTGGGTACGGGACCCGGCCTCGGGCGTCCTCACCGCGACCGTGCAGGCGGACGCGTTCTGCCACAACATGGTGCGCGCGCTGATCGGCGCGGCCCTCTTCGTGGGCGACGGCCGCCGCCCGGCCGCCTGGCCGGCCGAGGTGCTGGCGGCGAAGGTGCGCGACCCGGGCGTGCATGTGGTGCGGCCACACGGGCTGACGCTGGAGGAAGTTGCCTACCCGGCGGACGAGTTGCTGGCAGCGCGGGCCGAAGAGGCGCGCAACGTGCGGACGTTGCCGGGGGCGGCGGGGTGCTGCTGA